DNA from Syntrophorhabdus sp.:
TCGCCTTGTTGAACTCGTTCAGCTTTATCATCGAGTAAACGCTCACCGACGTCGTGACGGCAAAAAGGGCGGCAAACCCGATGATGAGCCGCGAAACCACGTTCAATCTGGAGAAACCGGTCACTGAGCCATTTACCTCTTTGCGGACGGGACACTGCAGGGCTCTTCGCTCGGGAAGATCGGACCCCCGTACCGACCTTCTCAGCAAACCTCCGTTTGCCTCAGTTTACACTCTTGGCGGAGGGAAAGAAAGCCATTCTCCGAAGCGATCCGGGTCCATCGATGATGAGCACGGCGAAGAAACGACAAAGGCCCTCAAAAAGAGGGCCTTTGTCCATTGACGGATCACACTTTATGGAACGACAAAATTGAATTTATGGCACTGGTTGCAGTAGTTCTCCGACTTCGCGTGCTGGCGATGGCAGAGGGTGCAATCCAGCGAAGTCCCGTAGTGGGGAGACGTGTGGGGGTTCTCGGGCTTGACCTTTGCCGTCCTCTCCGCGAGCTTGTCGGCGTTGTGGCACTTCAGACACTGATCCACCTCGACCGCCTCTGGCTTTGCAGCCTTTCCGTGACACTTTTCGCACGTCACACCCCTTAGCTGATGGAGATGGCTGCCGGGCAACTTCCCCTGCAGCATCTGGGGACCCCCCTTCGCGTGGCAGCCAAGGCAGTCCTTGTAGGCCATTGCCTTCGTGTCCGGATGGGAAGGCGAGAACACCTTTTCCTCACCATGGCAGGCCTTACAGTCGCCCCCCTTTGCCGAGGCCACCTGCTTTGGCGCCGCGTAAAGGGTGCCTGCATACACGAAAAGAACTGCCAGAGCCAGCGCGGCGACAAGAAGCCGATCGCGAGAGAACCTGGTGGTTCCATCTTTATGTGTCATCTCTTCCTCCCTCTTCGCGCCGGATCAGCTCCACGCTGTCTCTTTCGCGGCATTCTTTCCGGCGATGCGGCCGAAGACGATGCAATCGGCCATGGCCACCCCGCCGAGCCGAACGGCTCCATGGATCCCGCCCGTGACCTCACCGGCGGCATAGAGCCCCTTCAAGGGTTTAAGGCTGAAACCGAAGACCCGCGCGTTCTTGTCGATCACCAGGCCGCCCATGGTATGGTGGACCTTCGGCCAGAGCCTCGCCGCGTAGAACGGAGGCGCGACCGTCGGCTTCGCGTCGGGGAAGATCATGCAGCTGAAATCATCGTCCTTTTTCTTCTCCACAAAGGAGTTCCACCGGGCGATCTCTTTCTGAAAGGTCTCCAGGGGGATGTTGTAGTTCTTCGCCAGGGCTTCCAGGGTGTCGAACTTCTTCACCGCCCCGTTCTGCAGGCCCTTCTCCAGGGCGTTGGGGAACACCTGTTTGGGCACGGAGTAGGAATCTCCCATGATTATCACGGGATGGCCGATGAGGATGATGGCATCAGCCCTCTCCTTGCGGTTTCCTGTTTCCTTGAAGAAACGCTTCCCCGTCGCGGGGTCGATCATGGGTCCGTAACCGACAAGGCGCTCGCAGAAGAGAGGAACATGGCCGAACCCTTTCTCATCGGGGCTCGTCCAGGGTCCAAGCTGTATCCAATCCATCTGGACATCCATGGCACCGGCCATGCAGGCGGCAAGTAAGGCCTCGCCTGTCGCGCCCGGCTGGTTCGTCGACCCGAATTTCTCCGTGAGACGGGGATCCTGGATCCGGCGCAGGGCGATGTCGTTGGAGAACCCTCCCGAGGTGAGGACCACGGCCTTGCCGGCCTTGATGTAGCCCGTCTTCCCCGACTTCTCGTCAGGGTACCTGAACCCCGTTTTCACCTCGATGCCGACGACACGACCGTCTTTGTTCGTGATCATGTGCTCCATCTTCGTCCGGGTCCTGACCTCGACACCCAGACCCTTCGCCTTGGCGAGCATCTTGTTGACGAGTTCAGAGCCCGACGCATTGACGGTCTGGTTCGCTCTCTTCACGGAATGGCCGCCGTGAAAGTTGAGCCGCGTGAATTTCGCCCCCACGTAGTCCTCGCACCATTCAACGGCTTCCCTCGCGTTGTCCGCCAGTATCCGTGCCAGCTCGGGATTGTTGAGGTAAAGTCCCGCCTTCATCATGTCCTTGTACATGAGATCCGCCGAGTCCTCAACACCTGCCGCTTTCTGCAGGCGCGTTCCCGGAGCGCAGAAATCGCCGCCATTGATGATCGAATTGCCGCCGTGCACCGGCATCTTCTCGATGACCACAACGCTCGCGCCCGCGTTCTTCGCCTCGATCGCGGCCGCGAGACCCGCGAACCCGCTGCCGATGACAACTACATCATAGGTCTGGTCCCACTTCTTCGGCATGGCAACAGGCACAGCCGCACCCTCGCGGGCCCCGACCGCGACGCCACCCGCGGCCATACCGGCAACCGCCGCCACGCCTCCCGCCGACTTCAGGAAACCACGCCTTGTCAAACCTTTCTTCTGTCCAACATCGTCGCTCATGATAACCTCCAGTTTTCTAGGCACTTAACAACCCATTGACAAAACCATTTCTACAGTCGGTTCGTACTCTTTCGTCATTCCGGCGAAGGCCGGAATCCAGGAAAAATGAGGGATTGGAAAAACCTCTGGATTCCGGCCTTCGCCGGAATGACGTAGAAAAGAACTCTATCAACGACCTGTCAAGTCTTGAAGAAGCGCTCATTGTTCCTGTCTAAAGAGAAGTCTACGCAATGGAACGTCAAATTGTCAAAGGCGATTTCATTAAGGCAATAGAGAAGGGGCGGCACCGTTGGCGGCACCGCCCCTTCTCTATAACGGTTTTAACGGAGGCTAGATGGTTTGCTTCGCCATCTTCTTTCTGACAAAAAAGGCTCCCACAAGCCCTACACCAAGAAGCCACGCGCTCGGAGGCAGAGGCACGGGGTTGCGGTTGTAGTTGGGCAGGTGCTTGGGGTCCAGCGCAACCCAACCGGAGCCCTGGGTGAAGTTCGGCTGCCCGTTCACAATGCTCATGCTGATCGCGAAGGCAACCTTGTTATTGGGAGCATAGACCAGGTAGTCAAAACGAAAGCTCTCCGGGGCGGTCCCACTGAACAGCGCGGTCCAATAAATGTCGCTCAAGTTCTTCTTCCCATCCAACAGCACATACGAGGGATTGACCAGGGTGGCGCTCCAGCCGCTGACACCGGAACTGCTGGACGAAAGGTTGGTCGCGCCGGAACCCGTGAATGTCACACCCGGGCTATTGTAAACAAAAAGCTCAACCTTGGATATATTGGTGTGCTTGTTGCTGTCCGGGTAGTAACCGTTGTCGCCCATGCTGAAGGAGAAGTCGGCATGCGCAGCCAGAGGGGCGAACAACAGAAGGAATCCGATGATTCCGAATACCATTGTCTTATATTTGTTATTCGCTTTCATGATAACCTCTATCTAAGGCGTAATACAAACTATGTCAAGAGTATACCTGCTCGAACCCGTAGTGTCTGTGACATATATCGCATTTTTCACGGAATTCTTAAAAAAAACAGCAGACTTTCGCCGCCCCGGCCGCCCCGCGTCTAGCCGGCCATCTTCTTCCTGAAGGCAAAAGCGCCGACGAGACCCACGCCAAGCAGCCACGCGCTCGGCGGCAGCGGCACCGGGTTCCGGTCGTAACTGGGCACTTCGCCGGGATCAAGGGCTACCCAACCCGTACCCTGGGTAAAGTTGGCAACCCCACTTGCGATGTTCATGCTTATGGTGTACACAGGGTTGCTCTGATCACTGGCATACACCAGGTAGTCCAGACGAAATTCGCTCGGTGCGGTCCCCGAGAATACCAGAGTCCAGAAGAGGGACCCGACCCCCGTTCCCGTTGCCAGCACGTATGCGGGGTTCATCTTCGTGGCGCTCCAGCTGGAGGATGACAGGTTCGTGACCCCCTCGCCCGACCAGGTGACGCCCGTATTCTCCGGAACGCTGGGGATGAAAAACTCGATCTTCGTCATGTTGTCGTAGTGTTGGGTATGTCCCGGGTTCCAACCGTCATCACCCATGCTGAAACCCCAGTCCGCGCTCGCACCGGCGGGTATGAAGAAGAAAACAGATACGGCCAATGCTAAGACCATCAAGTGTCTATTATTTTCTTTCATGGCACCCTCTATTTATGGCACTCAGTTCAACTTATACTTAGAATATAGTACCAAAAACTGAGAAAATATGTGACATATATCGCTTTTTCCGAAAAAATACGGGCAGATGAGAGTGTGTTCTCTGGGGGAGCACGACGACCCGGGAGAGTCGCCGGACCTTTTCAGTCCCTGTGGGCCGGGCGGTCTTCGGACCTGTTGAGAACGAAGCCGATCACCTTCTCCTGGGGGATCAGCTCAACGGCCTTTTTCACGGCGTCGACGGGCGTG
Protein-coding regions in this window:
- a CDS encoding cytochrome c3 family protein, encoding MTHKDGTTRFSRDRLLVAALALAVLFVYAGTLYAAPKQVASAKGGDCKACHGEEKVFSPSHPDTKAMAYKDCLGCHAKGGPQMLQGKLPGSHLHQLRGVTCEKCHGKAAKPEAVEVDQCLKCHNADKLAERTAKVKPENPHTSPHYGTSLDCTLCHRQHAKSENYCNQCHKFNFVVP
- a CDS encoding flavocytochrome c, translated to MSDDVGQKKGLTRRGFLKSAGGVAAVAGMAAGGVAVGAREGAAVPVAMPKKWDQTYDVVVIGSGFAGLAAAIEAKNAGASVVVIEKMPVHGGNSIINGGDFCAPGTRLQKAAGVEDSADLMYKDMMKAGLYLNNPELARILADNAREAVEWCEDYVGAKFTRLNFHGGHSVKRANQTVNASGSELVNKMLAKAKGLGVEVRTRTKMEHMITNKDGRVVGIEVKTGFRYPDEKSGKTGYIKAGKAVVLTSGGFSNDIALRRIQDPRLTEKFGSTNQPGATGEALLAACMAGAMDVQMDWIQLGPWTSPDEKGFGHVPLFCERLVGYGPMIDPATGKRFFKETGNRKERADAIILIGHPVIIMGDSYSVPKQVFPNALEKGLQNGAVKKFDTLEALAKNYNIPLETFQKEIARWNSFVEKKKDDDFSCMIFPDAKPTVAPPFYAARLWPKVHHTMGGLVIDKNARVFGFSLKPLKGLYAAGEVTGGIHGAVRLGGVAMADCIVFGRIAGKNAAKETAWS
- a CDS encoding PEP-CTERM sorting domain-containing protein is translated as MKANNKYKTMVFGIIGFLLLFAPLAAHADFSFSMGDNGYYPDSNKHTNISKVELFVYNSPGVTFTGSGATNLSSSSSGVSGWSATLVNPSYVLLDGKKNLSDIYWTALFSGTAPESFRFDYLVYAPNNKVAFAISMSIVNGQPNFTQGSGWVALDPKHLPNYNRNPVPLPPSAWLLGVGLVGAFFVRKKMAKQTI